Below is a genomic region from Rhineura floridana isolate rRhiFlo1 chromosome 5, rRhiFlo1.hap2, whole genome shotgun sequence.
AATTCCATTACTGCCAGTCATCAGGTATCCTTCCAGACAGGGATCTGAAGCCTCTGAAGCACCTCACACAACTCCAGTTTCCCATCATCCCATCCACAACTTCGTCCCTTTTTAGCCATTCCGTCAACATATCTTGGCTGGCAAAATAATGTTGCTGGTGCAATTTTCTGCCAGCATATGCTGCCAGTATCCatcatggtggcagcagcagcatatCTGAGGTTCTGGAATAGTCTTCCAAATCCTACCGCCCCTCAGTTGGTAATGATTACACCCTAACCTAACAAGAGATAATGAAAGGGGTACAGAATATGAATATTTACGCTTTaggaaaacagataaaaaaaggaGGCTGGCAGTTCTTGGGGGTAAAAAGTTATTCTTTGCTGAAAACTGAGTCATACTAAGTGACAAAAAGAAtggttaaaaatgttaaaaatgtttttaaagctttttttaaaatgttttaatgttgttttgttttaatgcattttaaggtctttttatgatgttttaaagtgtttttagcgtttctgtttgcagccctgggctcctgctgggaggaagggtgggatataaattaaataaataaataaataaataaaagaaaacatgCTGACAGGGACAGCATAGGGAGGATCTTAGTAGtcatctgaaaaagaaaaagaaaatgcacagcaactttaggatgcacaccttaacatggtgagggggtttgagagtgttgaagaagctgagagcaatgccgtcaggagtctagacctagaggctagactcctagcaggggcacccaaggtggaatggtcaaagctgagacaccagactaagatgcatccaaactcagaggaaggcccaGAGGgcgatgcgcacagatgtgaaaggagagttcggagctgtatgacgcacacaataggaacatggaatgtgagaagcatgaaccagggaaagttagaaattgtcaagcaagaaatggaacatatcaacattacaatacttggcatgagtgaattaaaatggatgggaatgggacattttcaatcaggcaactacaaaatatttttgggaggaaatgagaaatcaagaataaatggggttgctttaatagtgagaagtgatgtagcaaaagcaattaggagctacaatgcaaagtctgagcaagttatatcaaggagattaaacaggaaacccattaacataaccatcatccaagtctacgctccaacagcaaaagcagcagcagaagaattggagagattttacgcagaagtacaggaggaaattgatcacacaccaaaacaagatgtgatgataatcatgggggattggaatgcaaaagtagggaacagagaagaactaggaattgtggggaaatggggcttaggagacagaaatgaagcaggagcaagacttcttgaattctgtgaagacaataattcgtttcttgcaaacacattttttgagcaaccagaaagatgactgtacacgtggacatcaccagatgatcaatataggaatcacattgattatataattggtaacagaagatggagaagttccatactttctgcaaaaacaagaccaggagcagactgcggtacagatcatgaactggtcatatcgaaaatcagggtaaaggtaaagaagaacaacaaagcaatcataatgccaaactacaatttaaataacatcccagaagaatataaagatcaaataaagaacagatttgaggctttaaacgtagttgacagagaaccagaagaattatggagtgaagtcaaagacattatcagggaagaatgcaaaaagacaatacctcttgttaaaaagagagaaagactaaagaaactcttaaaatggttaaagagagaaggaaagcaaaagcaaaaggagacagaaacacggtcagaaccataaatgcaacaatacaacgactagtacatagggacaaagagaactattacaatagttattgtatagaaatagaagaggacaacaaaaagggtagaacaagagtcctattccaaaagattagaaaaatgaaagggaaatttaaactgagagtagggatgttgaaaaatcaacaggggaatacactgactgaccgagatgaaataaaaggaagctggaagcaatacactgaaaaactctataaaagagacgcaaggatgacagattcattcacggaggaaccgtatgatgaagaaccagaaattttagaatgtgagttgaaagctgctcttaaaataccggaagaaacaaatcaccaggaatagatggcataccaatagagttgctaataataataataataaaattttatttttgagttgcctatctgtccggggcaatggacactctaggcgacgtacaataatatAAACACAAAATAGACACAATATACATATCAAAACAAGCATAATTAATCTAAAATCAACCTTCAGTTAATCCAgtataaaactaatccaccccaatcctgtagggagggagcatgtcgaagatcaaaaggaagggagttccagagggtgggggccacaaccgaaaatgccctctctctggtccgcaccagcctagctgttttaaccggtggaaccgagagaaggtcttgtgaggctgatctcgtcaggcggcatacttggtgattctggaggcgctccttccgataaactgggccgaaaccgtatattgttgctacaagctactgagactgaatatgtccaaatattgacaaaaatatgtcaacaaatatggaaaaataaacaatggcccacagactggaagcgttcaatatatatcccagttccaaagaaggaatcccagggaatgcagtaattatcgaactattgccttaatatcccatgcaagtaaagtaatgctcaagattctacaacaaaagctcttaccatatatggagcgagaaatgccagacgtccaagctggatttagaaagggaagaggcaccagagatcatattgcaaacatacgttggatattgGAACGgagaaaggaatttcagaagaaaatccccctgtgctttatagattacaacaaagcctttgactgtgtagatcatgaaaaactatggaatgctttaaaagaaatgggggtgccacagcatctgattgtcctgatgtgcaacctatactctggacaagaggctactgtaaggacagaatatggagaaaccgattggttcccaataggaaagggtgtgatacaggggtgtattttatcatcgtATTTGTTAAATCTGTATGcacaacatatcatatggaaagcgggattggagcaagatgaaggaggtgtaaaaattggagggagtaatattaataatttaagatacgcagatgataccatactactagcagaaaccagtaatgatttgaaacaaatgctcatgaaagttaaagaggaaaacacaaaagcagggctacagctgaacgtcaaaaagaagaaagtaatgacaacagaagatttatgtagctttaaagttgacaatgaggacattgaacttgtcaaggattatgaataccttggcatagtcattaaccaaaatggagataatagtcaagaaatcagaagaaggctaggactggggagggcagctatgagagaactagaaaaggtcctcaaatgcaaagacgtatcactgaacacgaaagtcaggatcattcagaccatggtattgccgatctctgtatggctgtgaaagttggacagtgaaaaaagcaggtaagagaaaaatcaactcctttgaaatgtggtgttggaggagagctttgcgcataccatggactgcaaaaaagacaaataataggatataacaaattaaagcagaactgtgactagaagctaaaatgatgaaactgaggttatcatactttgtacacatcatgagaagacctgattcactagaaaatacaataatgctgggggggaaaggagggagtagaaaaagaggaaggccaaacaagagatagattaatTCCAAAGGAAGCCGCaaacctgaagttacaagatctgaacagggtggtccatgacagatgctcttggaggtcactgattcatagggtcgccataagtcatattcgacttgaaggcacataacaacaacaaaaacagctacTTAGAGAAACGGGTGTCCGTACGACCGCAACATAAGCCGTAAGCTTCGCTTCGAAAAGTCAGTAAGTTATGGTTGAGGTGTAAATGATGcttctttttcatttaaaaaaaaaaacttcgtGCCTTGCTTCTATTAAGCATTTCTTTTCTTCTCACCATACAGGCACTAGTGTTTGCAAAGCACGATATTTAAAACGCAAAGCTGTTTACCTCGCTGTATTCCTCGCTATGATTGAGGAAAAAATATTGCCCCGAGACCCAACGTCACATAGTCAGCCTTTTCGTTAATGCAAATTTATGGTTTTCCGCCTTActgcttcccacccacccccaactcgGGTGGACGGCATTACAGAAACTACGATTCCCAGAAAGCCATGTGTCTGCGTGACCGGGGTCGAGGCCTTGCGCATGCGCTGCTGTTGTAGGTAGGACAGGAAAGGGCCCGGTTTGACCTACAGGAGGAGAAGATGGCGGCGGCAGCGGGGTTGTCTCAGAAGGTGAGCTGTGAAGCTGTGGGGAGGAAGAGGTGGCCCTGCTGGGGGCTTTTACTGCACCTAAAGGTGTTTCTTTTGGTTTCTGAGACTGGGCACGCTTGTGCTGTTGTGAGGGTGAGAACAAGAAGATTCTTGTAGGAAGAGAGGTGGCACTCCGAGGATTTGCAGGGGTTGTGGGGCTGATGTGCGTATGGTCTGCAGCCAAGGTTTCCATTCATATATCctatttgaatttatatcccgtctttcCTGCCGAAGGAACCCAGCGcggtaaaaataaacaaaagatgAGGAAGAAACCTTAGCAAGCTGGTCTACTTTGGGGAGAGTGGATGGAGagacgtctctctctctctctctctctctctctctctctcataacactagaattcgtggacatccaacaaagcggaatgctggaagattcaggacagacaaaagaaagtacttcttcacacagcacaaagttagactatggcagcctttcccaaccagtgtgcctccagatgttgttggaccacaactcccatcttcctgaccattggcaatgctggctgaggctgatgggagttgtggtccaacaacatctggaggcacactggttgggaaaggctggactatggCATGCTTTTCtacaaagaggcagtgatggccaccaacttagagggctttaaattcatggaggataaggctatcaatggctactagccagtgatggctatgctccgcctccatagtcagaggcagtatgcttctgaatgccagttgcctgAAACCGCAGGAGaagggagtgctcttgcactcaggttctgcttgtggacttcccagaggcatctggttggccactgtgagaacaggatgctggattaaatgggtcattggtctgatccagcaggcggtttttatgttcttatgctacaCTCTCCTTACGTTGTCACATATGTAGCTGCCTTACtctgaggcagaccattggtccatctatctcagtattgttgactggaaacggctctccagggtttcagatggagtTTGCCCACCCCTGTGtggggatgctggggactgaacctgggatcgtcCACATGGAGGACATATCCTATGatattgagctatggcccattgCCCTGTTTCATTTGACTGTGTGGATCTTGCCCCAGACCCGATCTCCCTTCAGTAGGTCATAGTAACCAAGGGTAGGGTTCTGACAGGAGACTTGTGGGGTTTCCTGCCTATGATGAAAGCTACATGAGAAACACCGAGGAGGAGGAACCAGGGACTTAAAAAAACATTCCAGAGCTGAGGGGGGGTAGAGAAGGAGTTTTGTGTTTGAGAGATGCATTTATCCGTAGGTTGTGTCTGCCTTGGTGTTTGGGGATGCTTGTCTCTTGGGGAGAAATGCTGAATGCAACTGGCTAGTTGAGAAAGCCATGCAAAATGACTTAAAAGACAAATAAGATTCTTGAGTTCTAATCTGTGTGCTGTAGCATTGCCTTGCACACGTGGAGACAGCCAATTGGAGACCATTGCCTCCACACCTGATTATTTTTTGCAGTGAAGGCAGTTGTAGTAGTTCTCAGCATCCGGAGACCCATTGCAAAAGGTGCCTGAGTTGACATAGCATGCCCTGTTTCTAGGAGCCTCATTGCCAGTGTCATCTTGGATGGAATCTGTTGTTCAAAATGATGTAgcctgctatttaaaaaaaactatttagcATAGTGTATTTGTTCTATTCAGACCAAAGAGATTACTAGAAAGTGTTtttgtttagatttttttttatcttgcCCAAAGTCAGTGCCAATTTAGTTAGTGCTAAATTTAGAATTGATTAAAATAATAGTTAAACAGGTAGGTTTGAAGCATTTACATGTACACAGCATCCAGATTATGTCTTGTTGTCCAACTGCAGCCTTAGATGCTCAGACAGACTTTGTGTTTCCAGAGGAAGTGCCTGCATTTTGGGGCAGCTGCTAAGAATGTCTTTTTCAGTGAAATGTATTTTGGTGTGGTGATTCTCCTAAGGAGCTCTCCCATCAGTACAAGTATGTGATTTGGCAAGAAGAGACATTCTCTTAGTTATGTCAGCTCCCAGCTATTTCAAACTCTAGAAGTCAAAATCAGTACTTGGATTGTACTCTAGACAATAAGAATCTCTTGCAGATACTAGAGTAATGTTCCTGGTGCCCCTCTCCTCTCAGAATATATGCTATTAACTTTTACATCAGACAAAGATTCTTCACCATGTTTGATTATTTTTCTCAACATAGCTTGAATTCTACATAATTTGGTTTCAGTTTAATAATACATTTTGTCATGCTAGTTTGAATGTATAGAGGGCTAATGATGAGACACCTCCCCCGATCACCTCAATTTTGCTACCATACCTATAGTATTAGAGTACAAAGGTCAAATATTTGCACTTGCTAAGGGTATGTGACAGTAAGGACATCACTATTAATTATAATTGCATTTTGCTGTGTGTTGGAACACAATGCTGGTATGAGTTGGGATCTTTTGTCTAACTGACAGAGCTATTGAAGTATCTCCTGAGAGTATCTTATATTTGTGTGCCTCAAGTTATAGCAGGTTAAAATGTACAGAATATATACAAGTCAATTTCAGGATGGCCTGATTCTTAACCTAATCCTTACTGAAGTTATTTTGAAGTAAATCCTTTTGACTTCCATAGAACTAGGTTACTAATAGCACTAGTCAAAGTACCAATTGCTAGTCATGTTACGATCACGTCGGTTTATGTTTggaatttttgtatttttttggcTTGGTGATATTCGGCCAAGTCATACTTTGAGTAAGTTGcttaagtccatttatttcaatgggtttactgtgTGTATGATTAATGTTTAAatgtattgacctttaaatccctacacggtttcggcccagtttatctcacggagcgccttcaatgccaccaattatgccgtccgacaagatcggccacacagggccttctctcaatcccgccaacaaaaacagccagattggcgggtacaagagagtgggcattctcagtggcagcccccactctttggaactccctcccacaagatctccggcacgcctcttccctaaatgtattttggaaagccttaaagacctggctcttccaacaggccttcggggtatccggggagggttaattgttataactgtaatgcctcctgcccagttttaatattgttgttgtattgtttttatattgtattactgtattttattaattgtattttaatgattttgtaagtcgcctagagtggccattggccagataggcgacaaagaaattaaatttattattattattattattattattattattatgttggaTATTatccactgttttttaaaaaagagagtgtAAATGACTTTTTCTTCTTGTAGGTCCGTCACTTCAGTACCTCTCTAATCAGACCAGTATCAAAATTGGTACAGGTAAGtttgagtattttttttaaaaaaattgtgataATTAAAAAGCCTTTGTGCAATTTAAGTCTGCAGTTCTCTGCCTGGGAATAAGtgtcattaaactcaatgggacttttgagtagatatgtataggattgctcctTGATTCAATTTAATAGTGACCCattctacttatttatttataccccgcctttctttccatgatagaaacccaaggcggcttatatatggttcccaggtggtctcccatccaggcactgatcacacctgaccctgcttagcttcagcagggtgctggccttatgtgcctccagaccatagcctaggaccCATATAAGAagatattgaaaatggaaattgactgccttcaagtcgatctctacttatggctaccctatgaatagggttttcatggtaagcggtattcagaggggggttaccattgcctccctctgaggctagttctcccctgctggctagggcctgctcagcttgccacagctgcacaagccagccccttccttgtcctcaactgccaactggggggcaactgggctccttgggactatgcagcttgcccacaggtggcaaggcatgtaacccctgagccactcactgtgggggtgatctttacctggcccttgacgcccaggagacatgagtggggatttgaactcacagactctggactcctagccaggctctcctccccactgtgctattccaGCTGTTAAGAAGATATTAGGAGTGCTCATTGTTTAGGATAGCGTGTAGATAAGGGGTATCCAGTACTTTGGTATAGCAGTACAAAAATGACCTTGTGCAAGTGTTACAGTAATATGGACGTCATTGCAGGTCGCAAGTATATACGACTGAAGTGACCTGTAGAGCTTGAAAATGCTTATCTAGAAAGAGACTCCACTGGTGTTAGTGTGATTTAGTTCCAAATAAATATAAGGATTTTAGATATATTTGTGACAAGATATGAATACAGAAAGCAGGAGCACGTGTGTCACTTAAATCAGTGTTGATGTCCATATGCGTAGCTAGTAATCATGTAGTGACAGACGCAAGCAACCAGCTCTTCAAATTGATCCAGCTGCTGTGTAGTGAGTTTAGTGGACATCGCATGCCTTTGTCTTGAACACTTGTCACTGACCAGTTTCCAGTAGATCACTTAATATCTGTTAGTTGCTGGGATTCCTGGAAAGGCCGATGGATTGGATAGATCTTGGTCTGATCTGCAAGATTTCCCTCATGTTCTTAAGCAAGAGTGGGGTTATTTAACACAAATTGGTTATGCCTTAATGTTAAGTAATCCTAACtgtgcagttttgttttgttaaactcATCAGTGGACCATGGGGATTCTATTTTCTTTTAAGTGTTCTagttttaattcactcactctgTTAGCAATgcttggggtggggggtgagTGCCAATTTTTGTGTAACCAAAATGGCAACACTCATGCACAGCAGGGAGGTATCAACATTCTTGGGAGAACTCCGAAgtttacagaaatacaaaaatgttttgaaaatgtaGCCTAAGGGAGAAGCCTCCTCCCCACCATGCTTATTAGGCAATGGATCATTGGGAAACAGTTGAAAAagaaaactgggggaaggggaaggttgcctagaaataCAATGTTAAGTTAGGAGCTGGGGAAAATGAGGTCTGTAGCTCCCCTGAGAAAACCAGGGCCAGAGTCTGTTAAGGCACAGATTCTCCCTTAGTGAGGACCCTTGCAATTGGCACCCCTTCCCAAGAGAGAACTATATCCTTGATCCTGAGACAAAAGTTCCTTCTATCAGAGGCTTGGGTAATACACATACCAGGGATATGCTACAGtatcactgagataatctggtGGAGCAGTTAGTTGTCCTCCATGTTACAGAAGCCCATCTGGtctcaaccagaagttgggcatttaatgttgctaattccatgctgtggaacactcttccagcagagattcggcaggcatcctcacttttgactttcaggcatctctcgaggacttttttatgctgacaggcctatgcagttgtttaaactgTTCTCAAGTAGGCAGTCATTTGAATGATTGTTCTGTCATGCTTTTActggtttttatgttgctgtacattgCCCTGATGTTTCATgagatggtgggatataaatacttctataaataaatatattgttgtAAGGCCCCTCTTAATGAAATCTTAAATCTCTGTATCCTATGGAGTGGGATTCCTTAGGTTGCAATGTGCTTGAGCACCTTTTGCAAATTTTATCCGGCATCAGTCTTGTCTTGTGCATTAATTTTTATAATTTGTTTTGTGTCCGTCCGTCCCCGAAGCCACCAATTCAAGTATATGGGCTGGAAGGCCGATATGCCACTGCACTCTACTCTGCTGCTTCTAAGCAGAAGAAGTTGGAACAGATAGAGAAAGAGCTGGCTCGAGTTATGGTAATATGATTTTGTATATCCCTGTTGCACACCTTAGTACTGTATTGATTTTCGCTGAAGAAATTGATGCAACCCCTTTTTTGCTTATGATATTTTCTTCTTGGTTAAGGAAAAATTCTTATTCCCATGGTTTATTATAGAGCCAGAGAAGTAGGATTTAAACCTGCTCTACTATGATTTAGTTAAGAGCACCTGTTAAATACCTTTTGACAGTTCTAATTATGTTGCAGTCATCGAATTTACTAGAAGCAGATCTGATTTTGACCCACACATGCTTTTATTACAAATCCAGGCACTTATGAAGGATCCTAAACTATCTGGCATTGTCATGAACCCTCACATAAAGAGTGTAGTAAAGCAAAAGACTGTGAATGATGTTTTACTTAAAGAGAAACTGTCACCTGTCACCGTCAACTTTATCAGTAAGTAGTAATCGATGGATGTACACAATAATATGGGTTGGGCTCCACAACTGTGCTTTGAATAatagactggaaggaggtttacTTTACAATTTGTCAGTGTTTCATTGCACTTTTGGTACAGTGTACAGTTTGAATGTATATAAGTAATACTTACTcagtcttcccccttccccccagatGTGCTTGCTGAAAATGGTCGCTTGCGTTACACTCCAGGTGTAATTTCTGCATTTGGTAAGATTATGAGTGCATACCGTGGAGAAGTACTATGCTCTGTAACCACTGCTCAGGTAAGCAAATGGCatataaggttgcaatccaatacacgttacttgggagtaagtcccattgaacccagtggagcttatgtctgagtagaaatggattgcagccttagactctTTTTGGCTATTTTGGGAGAGTCTTTGGTGGTTTCATAGATAGTCTAAAGCTGCCTTCCCATACCTGttattctccagatgttttggactataactcatccttgcctttgactgtgcagattgGGGCTGAAGGGGATTGTAGTCTAACATTTAGAGGCTACCAAGTTTTAGAGTTTTATTAGCActctacatcagtggttcccaacctgggggccgtgacccccaggggggcacgAAGTAATCAGAGGGGGCCACAAATAGTAAagaagtgaattttttttttagtcttcactccctggacactttcTGCTTCTCACTgtggctgcagatgacacctcccccttgccccaaacaagaggggaggatttttgctgaagtgccagagtgtctttcaggcacaccaagggcaggcatctgcctatagaacacatggcagatgccaaaggaggctgagggtggagctaccaggaagaagaggggaatactatcactgactgccatctccttgcactgctgctgctgacgacacccttactcagaatgagaggagacggctttttttgtgaagcaaaaagaagcaaggctgcaaataaaggctgcttttccccttccttcctggcagccagcctgcctccctgcggggagggggtcacaaaaggttttaagcttataaagggggtcccgtactcataaaggttgggaaccactgctctacatcCTATATACCATTCTGCCAGTCCATTTCTTAGAgctcttctcatttttccactcttgttCCATGCAAAATAGAAAATAGGCTTGCAAAATAAGAGAAGGGGAAAGGGAGTCTTCTTATCTTACTCTTTCCTTATAGAACTGATTCATGAAAGACTGTTAGGTTACATTGTAGTACCTGGaaagattccttttttaaaaaagaaattaaatgtaGCTAATTTTGATTTAGTCCAGGCCCTACATCTCTATACTGAAAACATACTTGTGAGTGTATGGTACTTCTTAAAACCGTTTTTTTTACTCAAAAAATGCCATGGAGTAAAATGGGTCTTGCAGACATGTTGTCTCCTAAAAAGTGAATTTCAGTTTACacaattaaaatatcaaaatgCCATCAACTAAACTAGCTAGGATGCAGCCTCATTCTGTTTCCAAACCTAGAGA
It encodes:
- the ATP5PO gene encoding ATP synthase subunit O, mitochondrial; translated protein: MAAAAGLSQKVRHFSTSLIRPVSKLVQPPIQVYGLEGRYATALYSAASKQKKLEQIEKELARVMALMKDPKLSGIVMNPHIKSVVKQKTVNDVLLKEKLSPVTVNFINVLAENGRLRYTPGVISAFGKIMSAYRGEVLCSVTTAQPLDEAHLPELKTALNGFLAKGEVLKLETKIDPTILGGMIVSIGDKYADMSTKTKIQKLSKIMKETV